The following nucleotide sequence is from Bactrocera oleae isolate idBacOlea1 chromosome 2, idBacOlea1, whole genome shotgun sequence.
GGCAAGGCGGATGATAAAGTCTATCGCGGTCTTAATAACTACGCACAATACTATAAAAAAGAAGGCACAGCACAAGGCAATGCCAGTTCTGGGATGGTTAGGAAAGGACCGATTCGTGCACCAGCTCATTTGCGTGCCACTGTGCGGTGGGACTATCAGCCTGATATATGTAAAGATTATAAAGAAACCGGTTATTGCGGGTTTGGCGatagttgtaaatttttgcatGATCGAAGTGACTATAAAGCTGGTTGGCAACTGGAACTCGATCATGCAGCACAGCAACGTGGTGAAGCCGAATCCGATGAGGACGATGCGAAATATGAAATACATTCAGATGAGGAGACGTTGCCGTTTAAATGTTTCATATGTcgaaatagttttgaaaatccGGTAGTGACGAAGTAAGTATAATCTCACACATATCCATGTGGGCAAAAGTtactccaaaatattttttatttttaggtgcaAACATTACTTCTGCGAAAAATGTGCtttggaaaattataaaaagtcaCAGCGGTGCATTATTTGTTCACAACAGACAAATGgcatttttaatcctgcaaaggAATTATTAGCGCGTTTTAAGAACGAATCCGAAAGTGGGAAATGCGTTTCATCTGACAGTGACTAGCCTTAAGTagttaatacatatatagttgttaGTGTATAGAGTTGTCattggaaataatattttttacttttttatgctCTGTGGCAAAATAAAGCAAtgattattaaaagttttaaatgaacTTCATagcaataattattaaaaccaTTTTACAATACATTTTTGCATGCATAGTAAAACCAGACAACTTAGAAGAACTCTAACTAGTTCTAACTCTAActagttcttctaagttctctggtaaaACCTTGCTTATCGGACAAATTAACAGAAAAaccaaatatagaaaatataccAGCTACGAACTACTAATACCAAGGTATCGACAGGTATCGTCTTGGCtgaatatacttgtaagtacCTAAGAGGTTTTCCTTTGTTTTAATACTATTAAATAGCAATAATCTTTAACTCACATGAACGTatctatacacatattatatgttttatgtttaaGCGTACATATTCTAATGCACTCGGGCTGAATATCCCAccttttattgaatttaaaagcGAATACACCTtaccttatttttttttttatatcttcctGAAATTGAATATGAAAGCCATgacagaaattattttttttttgtattctccACAAAACTAAATATCTTGAGTAAAATGCAATGCCAATCCTCTAGGTCAGGGTTGTTGCcacatatataacatttatatacatatgtacatgtagtaGAGTTTCAAATGTACATAGCCATGTATATGTGTTACATCAGGTCAGAGCAATACTGATAGGAAGCAGCATGAAGCTTGCACGTATTGCAAACATTCGAAGTAGACAAATAGACAGATGCCAAGTCAAATAAGCGATTCCGGCACACAAGCAGCAAAAAGAGAAGTCAAAAAAGCCAATATTGGATATTAGGTTGTAAGGCAATAACGAAGAATAGCAGTTTCTGTTATCGATACGCAACATGcgtacacacatgtacatagtaCATACACGCACACCCAATGAAATTCTATAAGTTCGTTGCATTGATAAAGCGTATTTCTGTGCGATGGCAAGTTGATAGCTGTGAGGCACATCCTTTATGCTTACGTTCCAAAACAGCATAGGCGATGACACTCGATGGAACAGCAACGAAATCTATGCATGTGAATATAAAGTGTGACCTCCAAAGATGTATGACGTAAATTgcgctttttataccctgaacagtgtatgttaagtttgccacgaagtttgtaacgtccagaaagaaacgtcggcaactctataaagtatatatacatacatatttatataaaatgtcagattcgatttagtcatgtccgccTGTGTGTCTGtctcagggttgcgaatttttaattcaaaaattttagattcaaaatttaatttttatttcgtaatcccgatgttgggatttcattaaaaaatgaaaattaaacttaccgaccgatgaaaatcaaattcttgtataaaaactttttctatttgtgaagggtattctcgCTTCAATGCAACCgccgttaacgttttttcttatttttgttgtctTATGCTAAACAAACTAAACACAATTTTTGGGTGACACTAGTCTGCGCTTTATCGATATTAATGGCATCCATATCTACAAATTGTAAATCTCGCTTGAATCTATATTCTACCAATACATTTCTAATGATGTACGGTCCATTAGCAATATATGTATAGCATTAGTGttttaagtaaaaatgaatttagtaaaaatgaatttactACTATTTTTCGTCAGTTAGTTACATCATTCTTATTAAAAAATCGAATCAATGTTTAAGCGTTGTTGCGGAAACCTGTCAACCTGTGACTTTGTGCGTCAGCGTTTGATTGGCTGTTTGTTAAGCTAGAGCGCCTAAAACCTTTAAATGATATCGACGGATAAGTATGTGTTACGTTGTTGTGCTGCAAACTTCTGTGTATTTGCTACTATTCCAGTgtgataatatacaatatttatagttttttggtaaacatatgcaaaaGAATTGATGAATATTGTTTTAGTGTTTTCGATTCGGCCGATCTTGGCAGGTGTAGAATCGCACAAACAACCGGTATAAGCGCAAAAGACTGGCTATAATACAGCCAATGAGATATCCACATACGTTATCAAAGCGCTTAAATATTCTTTTTGAAtctaatatttaagataattaaatgcaaattattGCTGTTTATGCCAAAACCGTTATTGATCCATATCTTCAAACAAACTGAAGCAATCGATAGATTTTGGCTTAActtaaaacttaccgatccaaacaggatTAGAGCGCCGCAATTACAGCCCTTGCCGGATAAAATCCGTATTAATTCCGAAAgacagaaccggctgttgtgagAATTGGATACATTTTGGCTCACTATGTCcactttcaaattttctttacaattaTTGGTTTCATTAAGACGCTGCGCCATGC
It contains:
- the mdlc gene encoding E3 ubiquitin-protein ligase RNF113A; the encoded protein is MSEDASTSSFGFKKRNIRKQATIRRKQSSSSESEKNSDGETTSAVVRSDNQRKRSNPNFQSTKQLVNKRERKTEASSESGNEDEDNKISVFYKSKRSALPSGPQDQGATSINETDTAQDRDAQALHEKMLKINKELEGKADDKVYRGLNNYAQYYKKEGTAQGNASSGMVRKGPIRAPAHLRATVRWDYQPDICKDYKETGYCGFGDSCKFLHDRSDYKAGWQLELDHAAQQRGEAESDEDDAKYEIHSDEETLPFKCFICRNSFENPVVTKCKHYFCEKCALENYKKSQRCIICSQQTNGIFNPAKELLARFKNESESGKCVSSDSD